A single region of the Novosphingobium sp. genome encodes:
- a CDS encoding EAL domain-containing protein has translation MDLSNAPKVLCSDPARLDVLAGLGILDSAPERDFDELTRLAAAALGTECAAISLIDEARQWFKARHNVPFGETPLEVAFCIHTVAAREVLVVPDARLDPRFADNPFVVPEDGIRFYAGVPLIVGSGHCLGTLCVFDTRPRPELAPRQLGLLSDLARLATDLIEARRFNRMGEIATRVVDATPDAVLAVDPHGAIIYWNPAAEAMFGLPRQAMLGRRIEQVIPGGLPAQDTASRTETLGRRADGQTFPVELSLAPWGQAPLPQGRAVILHDMTGRKALQRDHELAKTFLDNVVSNLPAMLFVKDVESRQYLVVNQAGEKVIGRNADEMIGRTDLELFPDYGAAYEERDSEAAAAPGPLVFESAFVRDDGETVHLRTIRKLIDGPDRPDQYILGISEDVTQVRRKEAEVLRLAHHDTLTGLLNRASFTDRIHRMVQAREPFAMLSVDLDRFKAVNDMFGHPVGDAVLVQVAQRLTCVVGATDWVARIGGDEFFAILTGEDLRDRAKTVAETIVQRLAAPFFTERGVAHLGASVGVVLMPEDGSTTEQLRENVDLALYRAKLNGRSGACFFNSDMDAAARDRRSVARDLRKAVADGEIALAYQPLICAQSGQVTSAEALARWTHPTRGPIRPDIFIPLAEEYGLIDILGEQLLRRACIDAQTWPEPLCVAVNLSPLQFLSGRLIATVCEALALSGLAPQRLQLEVTEGLVIRDVERTFDQLEQLRKLGIQILIDDFGVGYSSLSYFQRFTFDKVKIDKSFIDEIATSQAARAIVQAVVGLGQQLGMAVVAEGVENEAQMSLLAGLGCTHLQGYLFSHPISAKALAKLPNVSMGDLALRSSVIAG, from the coding sequence ATGGACCTCTCCAACGCACCCAAAGTCCTCTGCAGCGATCCCGCGCGCCTCGACGTGCTGGCCGGCCTTGGCATCCTCGATTCCGCCCCGGAGCGGGATTTCGATGAGCTGACACGGCTTGCCGCCGCCGCCCTGGGCACGGAATGCGCCGCGATCAGCCTGATCGACGAGGCCCGCCAGTGGTTCAAGGCCCGCCACAATGTGCCTTTCGGGGAAACCCCGCTCGAAGTGGCCTTCTGCATTCACACCGTGGCCGCGCGCGAGGTGCTGGTGGTGCCCGATGCGCGGCTCGATCCGCGCTTTGCCGACAATCCTTTCGTCGTGCCCGAGGATGGCATCCGCTTCTATGCGGGCGTGCCGCTGATCGTGGGCTCGGGCCATTGCCTGGGCACGCTCTGTGTCTTCGATACGCGCCCCCGGCCCGAACTGGCTCCCCGGCAGCTTGGCCTGCTGAGCGATCTGGCCAGGCTCGCCACCGATCTGATCGAGGCCAGGCGCTTCAACCGCATGGGCGAGATCGCCACCCGCGTGGTCGATGCCACCCCCGATGCCGTGCTGGCGGTCGATCCGCATGGCGCGATCATCTATTGGAACCCGGCGGCCGAGGCGATGTTCGGCCTGCCCCGGCAAGCCATGCTGGGCCGCCGCATCGAGCAGGTGATCCCCGGCGGCCTGCCCGCGCAGGACACCGCATCGCGCACCGAAACGCTGGGGCGCCGCGCCGATGGCCAGACTTTCCCTGTCGAGCTGTCGCTGGCGCCATGGGGGCAGGCGCCGCTCCCTCAGGGCCGGGCGGTCATCCTGCACGACATGACCGGCCGCAAGGCGCTGCAACGCGATCATGAGCTGGCCAAGACCTTCCTCGACAATGTGGTGAGCAATCTGCCCGCCATGCTCTTCGTCAAGGATGTGGAGAGCCGGCAATATCTGGTGGTCAATCAGGCGGGCGAGAAGGTGATCGGCCGCAATGCCGACGAGATGATCGGGCGGACTGACCTCGAACTCTTCCCCGACTATGGCGCCGCTTACGAAGAGCGCGACAGCGAAGCCGCCGCCGCGCCGGGACCTCTGGTCTTCGAAAGCGCCTTTGTGCGTGACGATGGCGAAACCGTCCATCTGCGCACCATCCGGAAGCTGATCGACGGGCCGGACCGCCCGGACCAGTATATTCTGGGCATTTCCGAGGATGTGACCCAGGTCCGCCGCAAGGAGGCCGAGGTGCTGCGGCTGGCCCATCACGATACACTGACCGGCCTGCTCAACCGCGCCAGCTTCACCGACCGCATCCATCGCATGGTGCAGGCGCGCGAGCCCTTTGCCATGCTCAGCGTCGACCTCGACCGGTTCAAGGCGGTGAACGACATGTTCGGCCATCCGGTGGGCGATGCGGTGCTGGTGCAGGTGGCACAGCGGCTGACCTGTGTGGTGGGCGCCACGGATTGGGTGGCGCGCATCGGCGGCGACGAATTCTTCGCGATCCTGACCGGCGAGGATCTGCGCGACCGTGCCAAGACCGTCGCGGAAACCATCGTCCAGCGGCTGGCTGCGCCTTTCTTCACCGAGCGGGGCGTGGCGCATCTGGGCGCGTCGGTCGGCGTGGTGCTGATGCCCGAGGACGGCTCCACCACCGAACAGTTGCGCGAGAATGTCGATCTGGCGCTCTATCGCGCCAAGCTGAATGGCCGTTCTGGCGCCTGCTTCTTCAACAGCGACATGGACGCCGCCGCGCGCGACCGCCGCAGCGTGGCGCGCGACCTGCGCAAGGCGGTGGCCGATGGCGAGATCGCTCTGGCCTATCAGCCGCTGATCTGCGCCCAGAGCGGGCAGGTGACCAGCGCCGAGGCTCTGGCCCGCTGGACGCATCCCACACGCGGGCCGATCCGCCCCGACATCTTCATCCCGCTGGCCGAGGAATATGGGCTGATCGATATTCTGGGCGAGCAATTGCTGCGCCGCGCCTGCATCGATGCCCAGACCTGGCCCGAACCGCTGTGCGTCGCGGTCAATCTCTCCCCGCTGCAATTCCTGTCGGGCCGCCTGATCGCGACGGTCTGCGAGGCGCTGGCGCTCTCGGGTCTGGCGCCGCAGCGCCTGCAACTGGAGGTGACCGAGGGGCTGGTGATCCGCGATGTCGAGCGGACCTTCGATCAGCTCGAACAGTTGCGCAAGCTGGGCATCCAGATCCTGATCGACGATTTCGGCGTGGGCTATTCCTCGCTCAGCTATTTCCAGCGCTTCACCTTCGACAAGGTGAAGATCGACAAGAGCTTTATCGACGAGATCGCCACCTCTCAGGCGGCGCGGGCGATCGTTCAGGCGGTGGTCGGGCTGGGGCAGCAACTGGGCATGGCGGTGGTGGCCGAAGGCGTGGAGAATGAGGCCCAGATGAGCCTGCTGGCAGGGCTGGGCTGCACCCATCTGCAGGGCTATCTCTTCAGCCATCCGATTTCGGCCAAGGCGCTGGCCAAGCTGCCCAATGTGAGCATGGGCGATTTGGCGTTGCGGTCATCCGTCATCGCGGGCTGA
- a CDS encoding AraC family transcriptional regulator encodes MTMMSATSATAPVPASLAPISLANAISLLDQAASAIGGDAPLARDRISAARDILLGNRIEAPRAMGSGLAPWQTKRIIAHIEAHLEDTIANDELAALINLSTGHFTRAFRQTFNTTPHAYVLDRRVDLAAEMMTGSDEKLAIIAASCGFHDQSHLSRIFRRAKGVTPAVWRRRHAAFAMAQA; translated from the coding sequence ATGACGATGATGTCCGCAACTTCCGCCACCGCGCCGGTCCCTGCCTCGCTTGCCCCCATCTCTCTTGCCAATGCCATCAGCCTGCTCGATCAGGCGGCCTCGGCGATCGGCGGCGATGCGCCTCTGGCCCGCGACCGCATCTCGGCAGCGCGCGACATTCTGCTCGGCAACCGGATCGAAGCGCCCAGAGCCATGGGCAGCGGCCTCGCCCCCTGGCAGACCAAGCGCATCATCGCCCATATCGAGGCGCATCTCGAGGACACCATCGCCAATGACGAACTGGCGGCGCTGATCAATCTGAGCACCGGCCATTTCACCCGCGCCTTCCGCCAGACCTTCAACACCACCCCGCATGCCTATGTGCTGGACCGCCGCGTGGATCTGGCCGCCGAGATGATGACCGGCAGCGATGAGAAACTGGCGATCATCGCGGCATCCTGCGGTTTTCACGACCAGTCGCATCTCAGCCGCATCTTCCGCCGTGCGAAAGGCGTTACTCCGGCCGTCTGGCGCCGCCGCCATGCCGCTTTCGCGATGGCACAGGCATGA
- a CDS encoding winged helix-turn-helix domain-containing protein — translation MDQTSQTYRIGDFVLVLPQLQLWLGEAPVKLGGRALNLLAALAEARGDLVPRDALLARVWPNQAIDESAIRVHLSAARKALSQGGSQDNIIVNEAGRGYRLLLPVTLVGEQKAPAALPPEAPRCAVPGRLSSIVGRDDTIATIAERLVEQRFITLTGPGGIGKTTVAIAVARQLFAQRGLNAHFVDLAPISDPELVSGTVAAVLGLPAGGRNLTSQIAAHLLEKPALLILDNCEQVVDAAALLAEALFEEAPTLMLLATSREPLRAQGEWVHRLPALRVPAEDEAFDLTQLDDFPAVALFAQRALAAHAGFALTADNAPAVIGICRTLDGIPLAIEFAAARSDHMAPDAILAGLEDRFALLSRGRRTALPRHRTLKGALDWSYALLEPTDQTILRRLGVFKSTFDLEAATAVTRDLQLPPHRLTDVLADLVAKSLINQTTDPVGFYRLLDTTRHYGIEQLNLAGEGSTTRGFHAEYLLKHLDDSARGWEGNALRPWLETYSRAIEDVRAALIWARGDATKLTLAIEIQIKSAVLWFHLSLARDYLRHTEVALASIAGADIPADLRAELFLGYGHALWHVEGPVPAMGDAFAQALSLAEACGSEGLMLRARWGIWAHAILAGDYADSLMLARLFTQSLGDSDDLGNRQTALHMEALSLHFSGDHGQALERLLAVLAGDAAPERASHANHALVDGKIAALSLLARLKWQHGEITEALALAREIAVDIDLVDHALSTCYGLAIGCIPVAMAAGETVLAQAWIARLRGVTNRFDLDHWGRFALGYDAAFKGAGTLPAGASPMQTEMFRVAADPMSDVIWHRVKPL, via the coding sequence GTGGACCAGACCAGTCAGACATACCGCATCGGCGACTTTGTTCTGGTGTTGCCGCAGCTTCAGCTCTGGCTGGGCGAGGCGCCGGTCAAGCTGGGAGGCCGCGCGCTCAACCTGCTGGCGGCGCTGGCCGAGGCACGGGGCGATCTGGTGCCGCGCGATGCCTTGCTGGCGCGGGTCTGGCCCAATCAGGCCATCGATGAAAGCGCGATCCGCGTCCATCTCTCGGCGGCGCGCAAGGCGCTGTCTCAGGGCGGCAGTCAGGACAACATCATCGTCAATGAGGCCGGGCGGGGCTATCGTCTACTGTTGCCCGTCACCCTGGTCGGGGAGCAGAAGGCCCCCGCCGCCTTGCCGCCCGAGGCTCCACGCTGCGCCGTACCGGGCCGGTTGAGCAGCATCGTGGGACGCGACGACACCATCGCCACCATCGCGGAAAGGCTGGTTGAACAGCGCTTCATCACCCTCACCGGGCCGGGCGGCATCGGCAAGACGACGGTCGCCATCGCTGTCGCCCGGCAGCTTTTTGCGCAGCGCGGGCTCAACGCCCATTTCGTCGATCTGGCGCCGATCAGTGATCCGGAGCTGGTTTCCGGCACGGTGGCCGCGGTGCTGGGCCTTCCCGCGGGCGGCCGGAACCTGACCTCGCAGATCGCCGCGCATCTGCTGGAAAAGCCCGCCCTGCTGATCCTCGACAATTGCGAGCAGGTGGTCGATGCCGCCGCCCTGCTGGCCGAAGCGCTGTTTGAGGAAGCCCCCACGCTGATGCTGCTGGCCACCAGCCGCGAGCCTTTGCGCGCTCAGGGCGAGTGGGTGCATCGCCTGCCCGCGCTGCGCGTGCCCGCCGAAGATGAGGCGTTCGACCTCACCCAACTGGACGATTTTCCCGCCGTCGCCCTGTTTGCCCAGCGCGCTCTGGCCGCCCATGCCGGTTTCGCGCTGACGGCCGATAATGCCCCCGCCGTCATCGGCATCTGCCGCACACTGGACGGCATCCCGCTGGCCATCGAATTTGCCGCCGCGCGCAGCGACCATATGGCGCCCGATGCCATTCTGGCGGGGCTTGAGGATCGCTTCGCCCTGCTGTCGCGCGGGCGACGCACCGCCCTGCCCCGTCATCGCACCCTGAAAGGTGCGCTCGATTGGAGCTATGCCCTGCTCGAACCGACGGATCAGACCATTCTACGCCGTCTTGGCGTGTTTAAATCGACGTTCGATCTTGAAGCGGCGACTGCCGTGACGCGCGACCTTCAACTGCCACCCCATCGGCTGACCGATGTTTTGGCCGATCTGGTCGCCAAATCGCTGATCAACCAAACCACCGATCCGGTCGGCTTCTATCGCCTCCTCGACACCACGCGCCATTACGGCATCGAGCAGTTGAACCTTGCCGGAGAAGGTTCGACCACACGCGGGTTCCATGCCGAATATCTGCTGAAACATCTGGACGACAGCGCGCGTGGCTGGGAAGGCAATGCGCTGCGCCCATGGCTGGAAACCTACAGCCGCGCCATCGAGGATGTCCGCGCCGCGCTGATCTGGGCGCGCGGCGACGCCACCAAACTGACGCTGGCCATCGAAATCCAGATCAAGAGCGCGGTGCTGTGGTTCCACCTCTCGCTGGCCAGAGACTATCTGCGCCATACCGAAGTGGCGCTGGCGAGCATCGCCGGGGCCGATATTCCCGCCGATCTGCGCGCAGAGCTTTTCCTCGGCTATGGCCATGCGCTCTGGCATGTCGAGGGGCCGGTTCCCGCGATGGGCGACGCCTTTGCCCAGGCGCTGTCGCTGGCCGAGGCCTGCGGATCGGAAGGGCTGATGTTGCGCGCCCGCTGGGGGATCTGGGCCCATGCCATCCTTGCCGGGGACTATGCCGACAGCCTGATGCTGGCCCGGCTTTTCACCCAAAGTCTGGGCGACAGCGACGATCTGGGCAACCGCCAGACGGCGCTGCATATGGAGGCGCTCTCGCTCCATTTCTCGGGCGACCACGGGCAAGCGCTGGAGCGCCTGCTCGCCGTGCTGGCGGGCGATGCCGCGCCGGAACGCGCCAGCCACGCCAATCACGCTCTGGTCGATGGCAAGATTGCCGCGCTCAGCCTGCTGGCCCGCCTGAAATGGCAGCACGGCGAGATCACCGAGGCGCTGGCCCTGGCGCGCGAGATCGCGGTGGACATCGATCTGGTCGATCATGCGCTCTCCACCTGCTATGGTCTGGCCATCGGCTGCATCCCCGTCGCCATGGCGGCGGGCGAGACCGTGCTGGCACAGGCATGGATCGCCCGGCTGCGCGGCGTGACGAACCGCTTCGACCTCGATCACTGGGGGCGTTTCGCGCTCGGCTATGATGCGGCGTTCAAGGGCGCGGGCACTCTGCCTGCCGGGGCCAGCCCGATGCAGACCGAGATGTTCCGTGTCGCTGCCGATCCGATGAGCGATGTGATCTGGCACAGGGTAAAACCCTTGTAA